From a single Geoanaerobacter pelophilus genomic region:
- a CDS encoding response regulator, translating into METDKIPILLVDDRPENLIALEALLDDMGLALFTAQSGNEALSLSLKHDFAIVLLDVRMPGMDGFETAELMRANPKTSRVPIIFISAALKDTEHQFKGYETGAFDYLLKPIEPTILRSKIRVFCDLYQQRMMLEMTELQLETAIRERTAELHAALETLRESEQRFRDLLASVTSYMYTVVMDGEKTVATEHGPGCLAVTGFSAEEYAADPDLWYRMIYPEDRQTVVDAAQHLQKDKTTDTFEHRIQHKDGSIRWVQTTLVPCVGPDGELQSYDGVITDITERKQAEEKIIRLNEELEQRVRERTMELELRNHELEQLNKAFVGRELRMVQLKERLSELEADKAAHSETVAEPDKCRSRL; encoded by the coding sequence ATGGAAACCGATAAAATACCGATCTTGCTGGTTGATGATCGTCCTGAGAACCTCATTGCGCTGGAAGCGCTTCTGGATGACATGGGTCTCGCGCTTTTCACTGCACAATCTGGGAATGAGGCGCTGAGCCTCTCACTGAAGCATGATTTCGCGATCGTTCTTCTGGATGTCAGGATGCCTGGCATGGACGGTTTTGAGACAGCCGAACTGATGCGGGCAAACCCTAAAACCAGCCGCGTACCGATCATATTTATCAGCGCAGCCTTGAAAGACACGGAACACCAGTTCAAGGGATATGAAACCGGGGCGTTTGATTACCTGTTGAAACCGATCGAGCCAACTATCCTGCGCAGCAAGATACGGGTTTTTTGCGATCTGTATCAACAACGCATGATGCTGGAGATGACCGAGCTGCAGCTTGAAACAGCTATCCGTGAGCGTACAGCTGAACTGCATGCAGCACTGGAAACTCTGCGTGAGAGCGAGCAACGTTTTCGTGACCTCCTTGCCTCGGTCACCAGTTATATGTACACGGTTGTCATGGATGGCGAAAAAACCGTTGCTACGGAGCATGGCCCGGGTTGTTTGGCAGTAACCGGTTTTTCTGCCGAAGAGTACGCGGCTGACCCTGACCTCTGGTATCGCATGATTTACCCGGAAGACCGCCAGACAGTTGTTGATGCGGCTCAGCATCTCCAGAAAGATAAAACCACTGATACCTTTGAACACCGGATTCAGCACAAGGACGGCTCGATCCGCTGGGTGCAGACCACGCTTGTTCCCTGCGTCGGCCCTGACGGCGAGCTTCAGTCATACGATGGCGTCATAACCGACATAACTGAGCGCAAACAGGCGGAAGAGAAAATTATAAGACTCAATGAAGAACTGGAGCAGCGAGTCAGAGAACGTACAATGGAACTCGAACTGAGGAACCATGAGCTGGAGCAGTTGAACAAGGCTTTTGTTGGGCGCGAACTACGGATGGTTCAGCTGAAGGAAAGACTATCAGAGTTGGAAGCCGACAAGGCAGCTCACAGCGAAACGGTTGCAGAACCTGATAAGTGCAGGAGCAGACTATGA
- a CDS encoding TonB-dependent receptor plug domain-containing protein → MNLLLRKASAIATVITVEEIRNMGARNLLDVLKMMPGITDGGKIKELESHGNR, encoded by the coding sequence TTGAACCTTCTCTTGCGCAAGGCCTCGGCCATTGCAACTGTCATCACCGTTGAAGAGATCAGGAACATGGGGGCGCGCAACCTGCTGGACGTTTTGAAGATGATGCCGGGAATTACTGATGGTGGAAAGATCAAGGAGCTGGAGAGCCATGGAAACCGATAA
- a CDS encoding phosphate/phosphite/phosphonate ABC transporter substrate-binding protein — protein MTRLIAVITLLLVACTAFAAQDEVTLKLGVLAYRPKPQALAQWQPVAEYLRMALKQPVELAVYDYTELADVAKKRSTDVVITTASHFVLLKQTCGFSSPLATMVSRMGTHELSTYGGVIIARSDRGDITSLADLSDKKIATVATDAFGGFQMQEMEMVEAGLPMPPHERLVITGQPHDKVIEAVLAGRADVGFARAGVIEGMIREGKLDPERLKIINRRNAPHSPFVVSTRLYPEWPVAVLPHVESELAARLAAALFLLPRNSLTGPAATISGFTVPANYDGVEHLLRKLRLPPFDRPPEFTLADLWKRHAPWIVTLGGLLLLLSVASAGLIVLYRRANRSLREVERLAEKERLLLASLAEGVYGVDAWERCIFVNPAALTMLGFAASELIEVKIHDLFHRHTESGLPNHPEACPVLHTLRDGVKREAEVTFTRKDGSMFPVSLVASAMKQGTEIVGVVVAFQDITRHKQAEEALMQRTYELDQEIAERQVAQESLQEQALLLEKEMEERRAAQNELEQANERLEQRVRERTAELEAKNADLQNMLKSYVGRELKMVELKERIKALEAKI, from the coding sequence ATGACACGCCTCATTGCTGTCATTACTCTGCTGCTGGTTGCCTGTACGGCATTCGCCGCGCAAGACGAGGTAACGCTTAAGCTCGGTGTACTAGCCTATCGGCCCAAGCCGCAGGCGCTGGCACAGTGGCAGCCGGTGGCGGAGTATCTGCGGATGGCCCTTAAGCAGCCGGTAGAACTGGCGGTATACGACTATACGGAACTGGCCGATGTTGCGAAAAAACGCTCGACTGATGTGGTGATCACGACCGCCAGTCACTTCGTTCTCCTCAAGCAGACCTGCGGTTTTTCCTCTCCGTTGGCGACCATGGTCTCCCGAATGGGCACCCATGAGCTCAGCACCTACGGCGGGGTCATAATTGCCCGCTCCGACCGCGGCGATATCACGTCGCTCGCGGACCTTTCCGACAAAAAGATTGCCACGGTCGCTACCGATGCGTTCGGCGGTTTCCAGATGCAAGAGATGGAGATGGTGGAGGCGGGGTTGCCGATGCCGCCCCACGAACGGTTAGTGATAACCGGACAACCACATGACAAGGTTATCGAAGCGGTCCTGGCCGGTCGTGCCGACGTCGGCTTTGCCCGGGCCGGCGTCATCGAGGGGATGATCAGGGAAGGCAAACTCGACCCGGAACGACTCAAGATCATTAATCGGCGGAACGCTCCCCACAGCCCGTTTGTTGTCTCCACCCGACTCTATCCGGAATGGCCGGTGGCGGTGCTGCCGCATGTTGAATCGGAACTGGCGGCACGCCTGGCGGCCGCCCTCTTCCTGCTGCCGCGCAACAGCCTCACCGGCCCCGCCGCCACCATCAGCGGCTTCACCGTTCCCGCCAATTATGACGGCGTAGAGCACCTGCTCCGGAAGCTGCGCCTCCCCCCCTTTGACCGGCCGCCGGAATTCACCCTTGCCGACCTTTGGAAGCGGCATGCGCCGTGGATCGTTACCCTGGGTGGGTTGCTGCTGCTTTTGTCGGTTGCCAGTGCTGGGCTGATCGTGTTGTACCGCCGCGCTAATCGCTCACTGCGCGAAGTGGAGCGACTGGCGGAAAAGGAACGACTGCTTCTCGCCAGCCTGGCCGAAGGAGTATACGGCGTCGATGCGTGGGAGAGATGCATATTTGTCAACCCTGCCGCCTTGACAATGCTGGGGTTTGCCGCAAGCGAACTCATCGAAGTAAAGATCCACGACCTGTTTCATCGGCATACGGAGAGCGGACTCCCCAACCATCCGGAAGCGTGTCCCGTTCTCCATACCCTGCGTGATGGGGTGAAGCGCGAGGCTGAAGTGACGTTTACGCGTAAGGACGGCAGTATGTTCCCTGTTTCGCTGGTCGCTTCCGCCATGAAGCAGGGGACGGAAATCGTTGGGGTGGTGGTGGCCTTCCAGGACATCACCCGGCACAAGCAGGCAGAAGAGGCGCTTATGCAGCGGACGTACGAGCTTGATCAGGAGATCGCCGAGCGGCAGGTGGCACAGGAGAGCCTGCAGGAGCAGGCGCTCCTGTTGGAAAAAGAGATGGAGGAGCGCCGCGCTGCCCAGAACGAGCTGGAGCAGGCAAACGAACGGCTGGAGCAACGGGTGCGCGAGCGCACCGCCGAACTGGAGGCTAAAAACGCCGATCTGCAGAACATGCTCAAGAGTTATGTCGGCAGAGAGTTGAAGATGGTGGAGTTGAAGGAGCGGATCAAAGCTCTGGAGGCGAAAATATGA